From the genome of Dickeya aquatica, one region includes:
- a CDS encoding carbon starvation CstA family protein → MKTIKSMSAWIAVAIAGAVAFAMLALSRGEHVNAVWLVIAAVACYSIAYRFYSLFIARRVFELDDRRITPAERHNDGLDYVPTNKWVLFGHHFAAIAGAGPLVGPILAAQMGFLPGTLWILLGVMLAGAVQDFLVLFISTRRDGRSLGEMARQELGAFAGVVTMLGALGVMIIILSALALVVVKALTNSPWGTFTIAATIPIALFMGVYMRFLRPGKIAEVSLIGFVLMMLAITYGGEIAVHPYWGPLFTLSGTTLTWVLVIYGFIASVLPVWLLLAPRDYLSTFLKIGVIVGLAVGIVFAMPELKMPAISRFIDGSGPVFSGSLFPFLFITIACGAISGFHALVSSGTTPKLVERESHIRFIGYGAMLMESFVAIMALICASVIDPGVYFAMNAPAAVIGTTVENAAQVISAWGFVITPADLTTIAKDVGENTILSRAGGAPTFAVGMAHIITDIFNSRAMMAFWYHFAILFEALFILTAVDAGTRACRFMVQDLAGLVIPGMGKSHSWLGNMAGTTVAVSGWGFFVYQGVIDPLGGINTLWPLFGIGNQMLASMALILGTVVLFKMKKQRYAWVTLLPTAWLFITSMTAGWQKIFHEKPSIGFLAQANRFSKGIESGTLIAPAKTMQDMATIVLSNQINAILCGFFMLVAVTMLVAAFLVIRRALHSQQPTVQETPASWRQDSAQH, encoded by the coding sequence ATGAAAACCATCAAAAGTATGTCAGCCTGGATAGCTGTTGCGATTGCCGGAGCGGTGGCGTTTGCCATGCTGGCACTCAGCCGTGGTGAGCATGTTAACGCCGTCTGGCTGGTGATTGCCGCCGTCGCCTGCTACAGCATTGCCTACCGTTTTTACAGCCTGTTTATTGCCCGCCGGGTGTTTGAACTCGACGACCGGCGCATCACGCCTGCCGAACGCCATAACGACGGGCTGGATTATGTCCCCACCAATAAGTGGGTATTGTTCGGCCACCATTTTGCGGCTATCGCCGGAGCCGGGCCGCTGGTCGGGCCGATTCTGGCCGCGCAAATGGGTTTTTTACCCGGCACGTTATGGATTTTGCTTGGTGTGATGCTGGCCGGAGCCGTGCAGGATTTTCTGGTGCTGTTTATTTCTACCCGGCGCGATGGCCGCTCACTGGGCGAAATGGCCCGGCAGGAACTGGGCGCATTTGCCGGTGTGGTGACTATGCTGGGCGCACTGGGCGTGATGATAATCATCCTGTCAGCGCTGGCACTGGTGGTGGTTAAAGCGCTTACCAACAGCCCGTGGGGCACGTTTACGATTGCTGCCACCATTCCGATTGCGCTGTTTATGGGCGTTTACATGCGCTTTTTGCGGCCGGGAAAAATCGCCGAAGTCTCGCTGATAGGTTTTGTGCTGATGATGCTGGCCATCACTTACGGTGGTGAGATTGCCGTACATCCTTACTGGGGGCCACTGTTCACCCTCAGCGGCACAACCCTGACCTGGGTGCTGGTGATTTATGGGTTCATCGCCTCGGTGTTACCCGTCTGGCTGCTACTGGCTCCGCGTGACTATTTATCCACCTTCCTGAAAATCGGCGTCATTGTCGGGCTGGCAGTCGGTATTGTTTTTGCCATGCCGGAACTGAAAATGCCTGCCATTTCCCGCTTTATCGACGGCAGCGGGCCGGTGTTTTCCGGTAGCCTGTTCCCGTTTTTGTTTATTACCATTGCCTGTGGCGCTATCTCCGGCTTCCATGCGCTGGTGTCGAGCGGTACTACCCCCAAATTGGTTGAGCGTGAAAGCCATATTCGTTTTATCGGCTACGGCGCGATGCTGATGGAGTCTTTCGTTGCCATCATGGCGCTGATTTGCGCCTCGGTAATCGACCCGGGCGTCTATTTTGCAATGAACGCCCCCGCCGCCGTAATAGGCACCACCGTGGAAAACGCCGCACAGGTGATAAGCGCCTGGGGATTTGTCATCACCCCGGCAGACCTGACGACCATCGCCAAAGACGTCGGTGAAAATACCATTCTTTCACGCGCCGGGGGCGCACCTACCTTTGCCGTCGGTATGGCGCATATCATCACTGACATTTTTAACAGCCGGGCGATGATGGCATTCTGGTATCACTTCGCCATTTTGTTTGAAGCGCTGTTTATTCTGACTGCCGTGGATGCGGGCACCCGCGCCTGCCGCTTTATGGTGCAAGACCTGGCAGGACTGGTTATTCCCGGCATGGGCAAAAGCCACTCCTGGCTGGGTAATATGGCGGGCACTACCGTTGCTGTCTCGGGCTGGGGCTTTTTCGTCTATCAGGGGGTGATTGACCCGCTTGGCGGCATTAATACGCTATGGCCGCTGTTTGGCATCGGCAACCAGATGCTGGCGTCAATGGCGCTGATCCTCGGTACGGTGGTGCTGTTCAAAATGAAGAAACAGCGCTACGCCTGGGTCACATTATTGCCGACAGCCTGGCTGTTTATTACCTCGATGACGGCCGGCTGGCAGAAAATCTTTCATGAAAAACCCAGTATCGGCTTTCTGGCGCAGGCAAACCGGTTCTCAAAAGGTATTGAGTCCGGCACCCTGATTGCGCCAGCCAAAACCATGCAGGACATGGCGACCATCGTTTTGAGTAACCAAATCAACGCAATACTGTGTGGATTCTTTATGCTGGTTGCAGTGACGATGTTGGTTGCCGCCTTCCTGGTGATTCGCCGGGCGCTGCATAGCCAGCAGCCCACAGTGCAGGAAACCCCGGCCAGCTGGCGTCAGGATAGCGCACAGCACTAA